Proteins from one Anastrepha obliqua isolate idAnaObli1 chromosome 2, idAnaObli1_1.0, whole genome shotgun sequence genomic window:
- the LOC129238935 gene encoding activating signal cointegrator 1 complex subunit 2 has protein sequence MTTTISEEFPNPEKKSLDQLVFRLSAEDGLAPRFIPALHKHWAPRENFTIYIGLLTQYGRAKSGVELDEWQYNSNCFCNDMKFLLNCRHHEFWSYMVFQKTALAAVVSFLQRSTPFYLNVWTQLVSQQTIIDLYEQILQLVLRIVCRLITNRESDEAWLTIEHQRELIYKNFLISVPMLFDLLMAVGDADAQNTAVLRRIFDSILRIEPNYKKDLLAASAFFRTAFRSIQTQAENEGFEGAGGGDLDENAETPYDDVALYTLDCAYSLSVLLEVCPEVQSMCTEIKLGQSIAQFYDNTIPFLYKNIFLINEAASSLGWLNLARLQYLKAFRSITCSFIEAVMANPATSITMAEQFIGLLTECLSEQIFVNDYGRLYPVELDVDILKQACKELDDYKASFIVQGYKQESKPTGKKINSKTNKAQNSGKSHKKNQPANSNSNVTTATNLSNERDIDLEVTSVLDVLPHLGTGFVRRVLSRYDNSEEAITAILEANLPPDLVNVDQSEVYIPPDPQDKTYQQTGVKHFNVYDGDQYDVMTQDNPKCIIKQGKGMPNAPKNAAELLDDKSDLAQIKSRYQAYSLVSEGESSNDEYEDEYDDSYEALLESETRVVKSKQFKAGLANVEDFSDDESEDDGAATDDKTKSETQSGHNKQLNFCENPEDVRARYEARRQAKWGNRNQGGATDYNNKSRDVVGAPKGQGQDKETLRNRDKKEKNKSMRANHNRKAGASFKRSRGMMG, from the exons ATGACTACCACAATCTCTGAAGAGTTTCcg AATCCGGAAAAGAAGTCACTCGATCAGCTAGTCTTTCGCTTATCAGCGGAAGATGGATTAGCACCCCGTTTCATACCAGCTTtg CACAAACATTGGGCGCCTCGAGAAAATTTTACCATTTATATAGGTTTACTGACACAATATGGTCGTGCAAAAAGTGGCGTTGAACTTGACGAGTGGCAGTACAATTCAAACTGTTTTTGCAATGATATGAAGTTTTTGCTAAATTGTCGCCATCACGA ATTTTGGTCGTATATGGTGTTCCAGAAGACAGCATTGGCGGCGGTCGTTTCCTTCTTACAAAGGTCaacgccattttatttaaaCGTTTGGACACAGTTGGTTTCTCAACAAACAATTATTGATTTATACGAACAGATACTGCAGCTTGTGCTGCGTATCGTATGTCGTCTCATTACCAATCGAGAGTCTGATGAAGCATGGCTAACTATTGAGCATCAGCGCGAACTcatttacaaaaactttttaatatcaGTGCCAATGTTATTCGATCTGCTTATGGCTGTAGGGGATGCCGATGCGCAAAACACTGCCGTGCTCCGTCGAATCTTCGATTCAATCTTGCGCATTGAACCAAATTATAAGAAGGATCTTTTAGCTGCGTCTGCATTTTTCCGCACCGCTTTTCGCAGTATACAAACGCAAGCGGAGAATGAAGGTTTCGAGGGTGCAGGTGGCGGAGATTTGGATGAAAATGCTGAAACGCCGTACGATGATGTTGCGCTATATACATTAGATTGTGCCTACTCACTGAGTGTGCTGCTAGAAGTCTGCCCAGAAGTGCAGTCTATGTGTACCGAAATTAAATTAGGACAGAG TATTGCACAGTTCTATGATAATACTATtccatttttgtacaaaaatatattcctCATAAATGAGGCCGCTTCGAGTTTGGGCTGGCTTAATCTGGCACGTTTACAATACCTAAAGGCCTTTCGCAGCATTACTTGCAGTTTCATTGAAGCAGTAATGGCGAATCC agcCACAAGTATTACAATGGCAGAACAATTTATAGGACTACTCACTGAGTGCCTATCTGAACAGATTTTCGTAAACGACTATGGCCGGTTATATCCTGTAGAGCTAGATGTGGATATACTGAAACAAGCCTGTAAAGaatt GGACGACTATAAAGCTTCGTTCATTGTGCAAGGCTATAAACAGGAATCAAAACCTACtggcaaaaaaatcaattcgaaAACTAATAAAGCACAAAATTCAGGAAAATCCCATAAGAAAAACCAGCCAGCAAATAGCAATTCCAATGTCACAACAGCTACCAACCTTAGTAACGAACGTGATATAGATTTAGAAGTTACTTCAGTATTGGATGTGCTACCTCACTTAGGTACCGGTTTTGTGCGTCGTGTACTTTCACGTTATGATAACAGTGAAGAGGCGATCACTGCTATACTTGAAGCGAACTTACCACCCGATCTAGTGAATGTTGACCAATCGGAAGTATATATACCACCCGATCCGCAAGATAAAACTTATCAACAAACTGGTGTTAAACATTTTAATGTCTATGATGGCGATCAGTATGATGTTATGACACAAGACAATCCAAAGTGCATCATAAAACAGGGTAAAGGTATGCCAAATGCACCGAAAAATGCTGCAGAACTACTGGATGATAAGAGTGATTTAGCACAAATTAAATCACGTTACCAAGCTTATTCACTAGTCAGTGAAGGTGAAAGTAGTAACGATGAATACGAAGATGAATATGATGACAGCTATGAAGCGTTATTGGAAAGTGAAACGCGTGTTGTTAAATCGAAACAGTTCAAAGCTGGATTAGCGAATGTTGAAGACTTTTCCGATGATGAAAGTGAGGATGACGGCGCAGCCACCGACGATAAAACAAAGTCCGAAACGCAATCGGGACacaataaacaattaaatttctgCGAGAATCCCGAGGATGTGCGAGCTCGTTACGAGGCGCGTCGACAGGCTAAATGGGGTAACCGTAATCAGGGCGGAGCTACAGATTATAACAACAAGTCACGAGATGTCGTTGGGGCGCCAAAGGGACAAGGTCAAGACAAAGAAACTTTACGTAATCgtgacaaaaaagaaaagaataagTCTATGCGCGCAAATCACAACCGCAAAGCGGGTGCATCATTTAAACGTAGCAGAGGAATGATGGGTTAG
- the LOC129237640 gene encoding farnesol dehydrogenase has translation MKRWQGKVAMVTGASSGIGAACAKALVCAGCVVVGLARRQERIAQLQQELPTQFRSNLHAYKCDITCEESVRDAFKWTLQRLGAGVDILVNNAGIIATTELSGLKNTNEIRTTIDTNLMGTIFCTREAFNSMRERNVEGHVVIINSVAGLQVPNLGPDLPSLNVYPATKFALRAMNEIYRQEFQRHKTRVRITTISPGLVDTDILPSPIRRVVKEMVPSLKSEDVADAVLWAISTPPNVQVHNITIKPMGEKF, from the exons ATGAAACGCTGGCAGGGCAAAGTCGCTATGGTAACTGGGGCCAGCAGTGGCATCGGTGCTGCTTGTGCTAAGGCGTTAGTCTGCGCCGGATGTGTTGTTGTGGGTCTAGCTCGTCGCCAGGAACGCATCGCGCAACTGCAACAAGAACTGCCAACTCAATTTCGCTCCAACTTACATGCCTACAAATGTGATATAACGTGTGAGGAGAGTGTGCGCGATGCATTTAAGTGGACCCTACAGAGGCTGGGTGCCGGCGTTGATATATTGGTGAATAACGCCGGTATTATAGCGACCACAGAGCTAAGTGGCTTGAAAAATACGAACGAGATACGCACCACGATTGATACGAATTTGATGGGTACAATTTTTTGCACACGCGAGGCTTTCAACTCGATGCGCGAGCGCAATGTTGAGGGTCATGTGGTCATCATCAACAGTGTGGCCGGATTACAAGTTCCCAATTTGGGCCCAGATTTGCCATCGCTCAATGTATATCCGGCAACGAAGTTCGCATTACGGGCCATGAATGAAATATACCGACAGGAATTTCAGCGGCACAAGACACGCGTACGAATAACG ACAATTAGTCCCGGTTTAGTCGATACGGATATTTTGCCATCCCCCATTCGCCGTGTAGTTAAAGAGATGGTGCCGAGCCTTAAATCGGAAGATGTAGCTGATGCTGTATTATGGGCGATAAGCACCCCACCTAATGTACAG GTTCACAACATTACTATAAAGCCAATGGGCGAAAAATTTTGA